DNA from Alnus glutinosa chromosome 2, dhAlnGlut1.1, whole genome shotgun sequence:
AAAGGCTGCTCCTTCTAATAAGGACAAAGTTTTTCGttaattttaaacaataattataatatagCTAAAGATTGGCTCATCTCATCCACTATTTATAATATTATCAACTTCATTTCAACTAATTCCTTGTGTTGATTTTGGTATGTTAATAGAAATGTAAATTTTTGTGTTTACCGTGGTATATTGGGCGGGAGCCAAACCTTTTTTTGACCGCATCGTTTGTGGAAAGTGAACGATCGAAAGTGGATGATCGATTTTAAAAAGATCGATTTTTAAATAGCattaatatttagtttgaaGATGCAGTTGATCGCACGACCAATCTTAAACCACGAATATCTGTAAAACAGAAAGAATAAGATTAAAAAGTTGTCAAAGGTACTGACCAAAATACTTACGATGCTTAAGTTAGAAAAAGATTTGAATAATCTCTACAAGTTATACCTAGGAATACacaatatatatgtacatggaATTAGAGACACATCTAAGGGGCCTAGTCATGATCCCTTACccctctttaaaaaaaaaaaaaaaaaaaattgttgaaaattgttttttaatcttAAAGTTTGTTAAACTTGTCCCCTTCTTGTGCCATTTTCTCATACAACTTTgttaaaaatcaatcattgaatctATAGGACCCACACTTTCACCCATGTTGATCCTACATATTCAtgattagttttttaaaaagttgtacagagactttttatttttatctcataactaTCTTACAATATTGACGTGACAATCTTAACCAACTTTTGAACTATACactatatagcattactctaaattAGAATCCtctattccttaaaaaaataaaataaaaaattagaatccTCTAGCTCTTCTAGTTATATTTTTATAGTGGAATTCTTCAAATCTTAACcataactttttattaaatgggttagaTATTACTTTCTCAATCTTTATCATCTTTAGGAGATACAAAGATCTTTAAAGGTAGTAAGTGATGAAATGGCAAAATCTGAACGgtttaattaaaactaatagTTAGGATGTTGAGAATTCTTAAAAGTGTAGAGGATGTTTATTTATATACCCATGTCAGGGTGTAACATGTTGATGCTAAACTAGAAAACAGTCTAAAAGTAACAtaggagggttttttttttttttttttggcttgaaAAAGTGTTCTACCGtgacagaaaaatgaaaacgATTTCGTTTATTTGTTATggttttattttaagaaattaaagggaaaacaacatttttcaacgatgatatatatttttttcattattgtcTAATTCTTCTAAAACATCTATCCTTTTGATAAAAGCACTTCCTTCACCAACTTGTCCAAGTTGATGGACGAAGACCCATGTGGACCAGTGGCCTCTTCGGCCAATTTTTTCCACTCCATGACCTTTTGCTTCATTTTCTTACGCTTGTTTTCCTCCATGAACTCTGTTACAATCTTCTCCACTTCCCCTCTCTTGGCACCCTTATCAATCTCCATGCCAATGCCCCATTCATTGCAAGCGTACTTGCAGTTTGTATACTGATCCCCAATTAATGGACAACAAAGCACGGGCACTCCGGCACACAAACTTTCCATAATTGAATTCCAACCGCAGTGAGTTAAGAACCCTCCAATGGAGGAGTGGTTCAACACTTCCTCTTGAGGGCACCAACTAGATATTAGTCCTCTTTCTTTAGTTTCTTCCATGAACTCAGGTGACAAAATCGCTGAAATATCTCCCACAACTAAGTCGTGCTTAATTATCCACAAAAATATGAGCTTGCTATTTGCAAGTCCCCAACCAAACTCAGCTAGCTGTTGTGGTGTCGTGAAATCACCGCTGCCAAAACTCACATAAATCACTGAGTTAGGTGCCTTAGAGTTAAGCCAATCGAGACACTCAGTTTCTTCTTTCCATAAACTATACCCTGTTGATTTCAGAGGGTCATTGGGTGAGTGATTGAGTAGTGGTTGCTGAGGGCCAATGGCATATACACAAGGAAACATGGGGGAGAGAGCATCCAAAACTTCCTGCTCTAACGCGTCAAATGTGTGAACAACGATTCCTGAAGCTTTAGGAGCTGTCTCTACTGCTTCAACGGTCAATTTGAAGTTAGGGTCATTTAGATCTGTAATTAAAATAGTACTTGGGAGATCCCTCAATCGGATATCTCTCATACCTGGAATCCAGTCTATAACTGTGTCTAGGTACCCATTTGTTAGATAACTCTCATCTGCAAAAAAGAAATaactttttttgtttagtttggaACTTGAAATCAATCATAAAGATTACCTTTTTTGTGTTATACCTTTAAGGGGTATGAAGCCTTTTTCCCTGAGACGAGGAAACTGCATAGCACCCATTAAGCTGGAAGCAGAGATGGTGAAGAGCATTACAATAGGGATTCCAAGTTGTCGGGCAACAGTTTGAGTGAATGGCATGCAACCATCTGAGATAATGCAAGTTACTGGAAGATTGTTTGAAGTTGCAGTGTTGAGTTTGACGAGGATGTCTGAAAATGGAGCCAAGAATTTTTCCAAAACGGATTGGCTAAGAGCAGGGGCGTCTTGGGTGGTAGCATTGGAATCCGATGGAGGAAGGTTGTCTGGAATGGTTTTGAACTGGAAGTCAGGCAAGCCATCTAAGGACTTTGGACCTCGAGATTTCAGAAAAAGTTGGTGGTTGAACTCAGTGTTGACAAAGGTTATGTGAAAACCTTTACCGTGGAGAAGCTTTGCAAATTTTAGCATGGCCTTTATGTGGCTTAGACCTGGGATTGGAATACAAACTGCATGAGGCTTATCAGTAGCTTCAACTATCTTGGAATCcatttccttctctctttctgTCTGCTATGTGTATATGTTGTTGATATATATGCACTTCTTTTGGATCTCATATAAGAGATATTTATGACAATTTGTTGGCTACTTCAGCCCCTTGACTTAGAAGCTAAAATAATTGTGTAAGCAACGTCATTGCAAACGTCTATATATTTGTAGTTTCTGAGCGAGCAGGATGCTGTCCAAAATGTCATCGAAAACAAAGTTTGAATAATCAATCGTTTGACTAAAGCATCCAATCTTCACTAATTAAATTCCATACTCTTATCTTAATTTGAAAACGACACCCTCACTGTCCTCACATCTCCTTCCCACGTGTTTCCTCAGGCGGAAAGTTAATGACACGACCGATTCCAAatagattgaattttcaataGCATTAGTCGTTTGGTGATGCAGTTGATCGCACGACCAATCTTACACCACGGACATCTgtagaagagagagaatgagatcAAAAACTTGTCAAGGGCGCCGACGGAAATATTTATGGTGCTGAAGTTAGCAAAAACTTTGAATAATCTCTCTAATTAAGGAAGTTATAGTTAGGAGAATAGTCTTACGCAAGTTTAATATTGGAGTAAAGTCTATGTAGGTACTTGGAATCAGAGACAGGTCTAGCCGTCTAGGGCCGGGGCTGGTGTGGGCCGTGGCCCCCTTCCACCCctcctaaaaaaaattgttaaaaaatattttttaatctttaaatttgttaaaaagaaaggaaaagaaaagtttaggtcttctttttttttttacttattttggcccgtgaaaaaaaaaaaaaaaaaaggtgatacAATTTGGCCCTCTTAAAGTTAAATTTATGTTTCTGTCTCTACTTGGAATAATGGTTGCCTTCCCTTTCTTATGCACTATTTTTTCCTATACGGTCTCAGTCAAGAGTCGTCCTCTGATTAGGGCAACCTTGGTCAAGCGTGGTGCCAAATTTGTGTCTTCTAGGGAGGTATGTCCTTTGTCAAGTGTCTTCCGCTAGTAGGGTACGGTCTTGGCTGGATAGTGGCCGGCGTCGAGTCCCTTGCCTGCTAACAGgctgcagtttttttttttgaacaaagggAAAACTTCTCATTAATAAAAGACCATTACAGTCTAGAGACCCTTAAAGTCTCTAAAAGAAACTGAGGCTATAAACAAAGGCATAGACTCAACCCATACATGAGAGAAACATCTTAAAGAAGCTCTTCTAGCTAGAAGATGAGCCACTTCATTAGCCTCCCTTAAGCAGTGATTCCATTTGCAAGTTGATAGTGAAGCTGCCTTAAGTTTGAGAGCATCCAGAAAATGTCCAATTCTGTCCAAAGAATAACCCGAGGAAGAAACGGCTTTGATGATCTGCAATGAATCTCCTTCACATTCAATGCTGTCCACACCTAGATCACAACAAAAATCCAGAGCTGCCATGGCTTCAGCACACACTGGATCCACCACTGCCTTACAAAAACAGCATATGttgtgtataaatatatataaatatataaattaatataatacaTACATATGCCATGTATGCATTTATCCTTCATATAgccccaaaattaattaattcttgcgATCCGAGTAGCCGGATTCTATTTGAGCCCCGAGTCTCCTTACCTCTGCTCACACCATCTGTCATTCTGGGGTATGTGTCGAACAAAGCCACAATAAAATGGCACTTAAGGTGACGCAAGAATGGGAAGGATTtctcacaaaataaataaagaataacaaaaaataaaaatagaccGCGTTGATCACGGGTCAACAATAGAGTTTTGATagtcttatcaaaaaaaaataaaaaaagttctgTTTATCAGGTAAGTTCACCGAATAAAGCTCTAaagattatatttaattataggagaattagagtagataagtatggtaaaTGTTATATTTTGCTCTAATTCActtaatatttttatcatattaaagACTCTTATTTAATTATAGGAGAATTAGGATAAATAGATATGATAATTAAatcaattacaatcaatcctATAAGGTAATTATCCTATAAGAAATAATTACTATGtcttatattctaacactaacCCGGCCACCAAAGGGAAGATAATAACTCACCCATCAAATAGAGAAATCTGATTTGAAGATTCAATTACGAATGAAATGGTAAAGAAATTACCATATGTAAAGACTTGAATACGTACATATTAGCATAAAACTTTTAAggaaaatacccctatttttctaatagagtacccaaaatactcctacttttttaggaaaaaaaatgataggatCTAGgcgttggtcagaatttaacggaatttacaaaaatatccatgcctgaatctttaaaaattttataattttttaaaaaaataaaaaataaacacaggagtattttgaaaatttttgcaggatttaacagcaaatcctaacgaagtacccttaagtgagacgtttagAAACTTGGATACTCCAGTTTGaaacgtttgctagttcaataTCCTTATCTCAAAATGgcatataattcgatacccttttgtgaagttatccataaaaaaatatataatttatagcattactcaaacaATAAGATTTTCAAAGACAGGTTGAGAAACCGACTTTTCTTTGTGTCTTATCCTTATTTAGGAAAACAGTTGGAAGTAGTTATTCAGTTTCTATACATGCATGGAACCTAATCTCAGCAAGACGTTGAGGCCCCTTGAAGGAGTCTCATTTTCTAAACATGGCTGGATCACATCTCCATATATAAGTAGGGGAGGCTCTGGCTCTCAAGTCTAGACAGAACCATCTGCCATGGAGAATCTGAATCTTCTCCAGTTTGCTATCAAGCTGGTGCTTCTCTTCCTTGTGATCATGGCCACAGCCATGCCATCAGCCGTGGAAGCCAGGGCATATCATCCTACTATTTGTCCATGCCCTAGATTTCCTGACTGCTGCCGTGTAAAAACAAAGTACTGATCCATCTTTTCTTAATTtccttttattcattttctaatGCAAATGTTTGTGTTTCTTTGTGAATAAGAGGTTTCAGGTGATCAATATGACAGCCAGTTCAAGTGGTGTCTGAACCTGATCAGAATAAACCCTGCAGTCATCCATAATGAATTTGAAAGATGTGAGAGTGCTACCTCTCGTTGTGTAGCACAAAAACTCATCTCTAGTAATGTTTATAATGGGTTAAGAGTATCTCTTGCATTCCACTCCGATCCCGGCCCATTCGGGTGTGTTTGGTTTTGCAGTTTCAAaacgtgcgatttaaaataTAGCAATTttaaacgtaatttttaaaaacgcaattaggCATTCGGTAAAATCGCAATCTAATGGCCTTTAAAATCATGCGTACGTACTCCCTTATCggcaatttgaaaacataaccgtaattttttaaaaacgcattttCAAACAAGATGcttttcttaattttgtttaaaaacgcaCTTTTTACATATGAAAAGGGCCAAATAGACTCTCAATATGTAACTTATTCTTTCTGATTGGAATTTGATATTGAGCCTTAGTTCATGTAGCAGAGGGTTGAGCTACTAGGCCTAATTTATATGTTCTACAACCCAATATTGTACTATTAGAGTTTGTTAGGATATTTCTCGTTAGCCCTAGGGTTTCACAGGCCAAACgtgcatttttaaaacaaaatcgtgaaaaatgttttatttgagagtacgtttaaaaaaaataatggtttgTAAATATGGAAAGATAAACTTGTTTGCACAGCAAGCAAAAGGGTATGTTTTTAAAAGAGAATGATTTTGAAGATAGTTTAGGGCACtgttttttttaaaccacattCTACAAAAGATTgaactatgtttttaaaatcgtGTTTTCATTAATTGTATTCTAaacttactattttttttttttttttttcaaattatacatTTTGTAACTGTTAAACCAAATGGACATTAAGGGTCCGTAaaggtttgcgatttcaaaaagtgcgattttaaaaaatgatttttaaaaacgcagttaagcgtttgacaaaattgcaatttgaccattaaaatcacaggttagcctttaaaattttgcgttttcaaaaaagctcTCCCTTACatgagatttgaaaaaataattttttgagttttcaaatcgtaattttttaaaaatgcaattcccaaatggttcattttctacaattttgtttaaaatcgcattttttatttacgaaatcgttattccaaacacaccataagTATAATATCTATTGAGAAAGTATCTCATCTTGAATCTTCGTATTTTGaaatggatttttctttttctttttttttggacgaatagatttttttttcctcactcCACACAACTGAACGATAGTCTCTCCTCTCCAGCAAACAATCTCACTGGAACAAAGTTACAGAGtaactaaaacaaaataataatcaaaagcTCTTCCCAATCTTTTGAGAAATCCAAAGAAATACACCAAGAAACCACTCAACTACAACTATCAAATCTGTACATCAACAGAAACTATACAAAAAATAGCCAGCCAACACTGCCCAAAAAACCAGCCATATACATTCAAACTCAAACCAAACAGCCAACCAGAAACTTCAAAGCAAAAACTGCACAACCAAAGCCTCCAGAAACTAACCCAACATTTCCCTAATTAAGACAGATTTTCTCATTGCTATCAGAAGCTTTAAACTAATCCTTGCATTTCCCTGCAAGCCGAGTACAAACCTCCCAATTGATTTGGAGTAAAATTTGTTCTTCTGTACATAAACTCGAGTTCGACAACCCGCTCATTTAAACTCAATCCGAACTCAACTCATGACTGCAAAAACCCGCTCATGACTGTAGAAACCCATTCGATTATTTAGTGACGCATACACGATTCGC
Protein-coding regions in this window:
- the LOC133860666 gene encoding 7-deoxyloganetin glucosyltransferase-like isoform X2, giving the protein MDSKIVEATDKPHAVCIPIPGLSHIKAMLKFAKLLHGKGFHITFVNTEFNHQLFLKSRGPKSLDGLPDFQFKTIPDNLPPSDSNATTQDAPALSQSVLEKFLAPFSDILVKLNTATSNNLPVTCIISDGCMPFTQTVARQLGIPIVMLFTISASSLMGAMQFPRLREKGFIPLKDESYLTNGYLDTVIDWIPVETAPKASGIVVHTFDALEQEVLDALSPMFPCVYAIGPQQPLLNHSPNDPLKSTGYSLWKEETECLDWLNSKAPNSVIYVSFGSGDFTTPQQLAEFGWGLANSKLIFLWIIKHDLVVGDISAILSPEFMEETKERGLISSWCPQEEVLNHSSIGGFLTHCGWNSIMESLCAGVPVLCCPLIGDQYTNCKYACNEWGIGMEIDKGAKRGEVEKIVTEFMEENKRKKMKQKVMEWKKLAEEATGPHGSSSINLDKLVKEVLLSKG
- the LOC133860666 gene encoding 7-deoxyloganetin glucosyltransferase-like isoform X1: MDSKIVEATDKPHAVCIPIPGLSHIKAMLKFAKLLHGKGFHITFVNTEFNHQLFLKSRGPKSLDGLPDFQFKTIPDNLPPSDSNATTQDAPALSQSVLEKFLAPFSDILVKLNTATSNNLPVTCIISDGCMPFTQTVARQLGIPIVMLFTISASSLMGAMQFPRLREKGFIPLKDESYLTNGYLDTVIDWIPGMRDIRLRDLPSTILITDLNDPNFKLTVEAVETAPKASGIVVHTFDALEQEVLDALSPMFPCVYAIGPQQPLLNHSPNDPLKSTGYSLWKEETECLDWLNSKAPNSVIYVSFGSGDFTTPQQLAEFGWGLANSKLIFLWIIKHDLVVGDISAILSPEFMEETKERGLISSWCPQEEVLNHSSIGGFLTHCGWNSIMESLCAGVPVLCCPLIGDQYTNCKYACNEWGIGMEIDKGAKRGEVEKIVTEFMEENKRKKMKQKVMEWKKLAEEATGPHGSSSINLDKLVKEVLLSKG